A portion of the Paenibacillus marchantiae genome contains these proteins:
- a CDS encoding SDR family NAD(P)-dependent oxidoreductase: MSEQNGKVIIITGGASGIGKETALQLSDLGATIVVADYNEEGAKKLASEIEAGGGTAGAYKVDVSKGDEIKALIDWTVEKYGTLSGIFNNAGIGLVKPFLEMDPESYHRVIDVDQHSVYYGMYYGAKKMVELNVQGTIVNTASIYGSIAAVGSFNYNAAKAAVVMMSKSGALELAEHGIRVVGVAPGFIETPILGDDRAMKDALATQHMRGELIQPEKVASVVAFLFSDAASAVNGTTVAVDDGFLSFKTK; this comes from the coding sequence ATGTCTGAACAAAATGGAAAAGTAATCATTATCACCGGCGGAGCGAGTGGTATTGGTAAAGAAACAGCGCTTCAGCTTTCGGATCTGGGTGCAACGATTGTTGTAGCAGACTATAACGAAGAGGGTGCCAAAAAGCTTGCATCTGAGATTGAAGCAGGTGGTGGCACAGCCGGAGCATACAAAGTGGACGTGTCTAAAGGAGACGAGATCAAAGCCCTGATCGACTGGACCGTAGAGAAATACGGAACATTGAGCGGTATTTTCAACAACGCGGGCATTGGACTCGTGAAGCCATTTCTGGAGATGGACCCGGAATCCTATCACAGAGTAATCGATGTTGACCAGCACAGTGTCTATTACGGTATGTATTATGGCGCCAAAAAAATGGTTGAACTGAATGTACAAGGCACCATCGTAAATACAGCATCGATCTATGGAAGCATTGCCGCTGTGGGAAGCTTTAACTACAATGCAGCCAAGGCAGCTGTCGTGATGATGTCCAAATCCGGTGCTTTGGAACTTGCCGAACATGGTATTCGTGTGGTTGGTGTAGCGCCAGGCTTTATTGAGACACCGATTTTGGGTGATGACAGAGCGATGAAAGATGCGCTTGCCACCCAACATATGCGCGGAGAGCTCATTCAACCGGAGAAAGTTGCGAGTGTTGTAGCCTTCCTGTTCAGTGACGCTGCCAGTGCAGTGAATGGTACAACGGTTGCGGTAGATGATGGATTCCTCAGCTTCAAAACAAAATAA
- a CDS encoding sulfite exporter TauE/SafE family protein: MDTLLFVIMFILGLVGSFFSGLLGIGGAIINYPLLLYVPSLMGLEPFSAHEVSSISMFQVFFASLAGVIAYLRRAGNGKKSEVLIHKGLVAYMGSSILVGSLIGGFISGHLNGEVINLIYGILAIIAIVLMLIPGKGTEGSAGQVTFNTYVAAGSAFAVGIVSGIVGAGGAFILIPIMLTVLKIPTRTTIASSLAIVFISAIGGVVGKILGGDIPLEPIIYTVIGSLLGASLGSKVSSMINVRLLRYGLMVLIAITAVKVWSSIL, translated from the coding sequence ATGGATACTCTGCTTTTTGTCATCATGTTTATACTGGGTCTGGTCGGTTCCTTCTTCTCCGGTTTGTTGGGTATAGGTGGAGCCATAATTAATTACCCGCTGTTGTTGTATGTACCTTCTCTCATGGGGCTGGAACCGTTCTCGGCACATGAGGTGTCGTCGATCAGCATGTTTCAGGTGTTTTTTGCCTCGCTCGCTGGTGTGATTGCCTACCTTAGAAGAGCAGGGAACGGGAAAAAGAGCGAAGTTCTCATTCATAAAGGTCTGGTGGCTTACATGGGCTCCAGTATTCTGGTCGGAAGTCTGATTGGCGGCTTCATATCCGGTCACCTGAATGGAGAAGTCATCAATCTGATCTATGGCATTCTGGCCATTATCGCGATTGTACTTATGCTGATTCCCGGTAAGGGAACAGAAGGCTCGGCTGGTCAGGTGACATTTAACACATATGTTGCGGCGGGATCGGCTTTTGCCGTAGGGATCGTGTCGGGAATTGTCGGTGCGGGTGGTGCTTTTATATTGATTCCGATCATGCTCACCGTGCTTAAGATCCCTACCCGGACGACCATTGCTTCTTCGCTTGCGATTGTGTTCATCTCCGCCATTGGTGGGGTGGTGGGAAAAATTCTGGGTGGGGACATTCCGTTGGAGCCCATCATTTATACGGTTATCGGGAGTCTGCTCGGTGCTTCACTCGGTTCCAAAGTGAGTTCAATGATTAATGTGAGACTGCTTCGGTATGGACTGATGGTTCTTATCGCCATTACAGCAGTGAAGGTATGGTCTTCGATTTTGTAA
- a CDS encoding MDR family MFS transporter has product MVKSNKLGVILAGLLLAILMASMDNTIVATAIGTIVGDLGGFDKLMWVTSAYMVAEMAGMPIFGKLSDMYGRKRFFIFGIIVFMIGSALCGTADSIIQLSIYRAIQGIGGGALMPIAFTIMFDVVPADKRGKVGGLFGAVFGLSSIFGPLLGAYLTDYIHWSWIFYINLPLGLIAFVMIAFFYKESVEHSKQKIDYFGAFTLVASIVCLMFALELGGKEYAWNSSMIVGLFASFAVLITAFVFIERRVAEPIITFSMFKNRLYSTSNLMAIFSGAAFITASIYIPIYIQGVLGGSATNSGLVLLPMMLGSVVTAAGGGAMLTKLRYRSIMLPTLALLVIGIALLTTLTTDSSRFMVTIFMILVGLGIGSSFSVLSNAAIHGFSARQRGSASSTLNFNRELGMTLGITVFGIVQSHVFASKLVSFFGNSNGSEQGGGVNLSDPSLVLKPDTRADIPAPMLDKITEALSSSIVHTFAWAIIPAVIALLAAWFMSKEKFDPASESDEYLASH; this is encoded by the coding sequence ATGGTAAAAAGCAATAAATTAGGCGTTATTCTTGCAGGCTTGCTGCTTGCCATTCTCATGGCTTCGATGGATAACACCATCGTAGCCACTGCAATTGGTACCATTGTGGGTGATCTTGGCGGATTTGATAAATTAATGTGGGTCACCTCTGCCTATATGGTTGCGGAGATGGCGGGTATGCCGATCTTCGGTAAACTATCGGATATGTATGGCCGCAAGCGATTTTTCATTTTTGGAATCATTGTATTTATGATTGGTTCTGCATTGTGCGGGACAGCGGATTCTATCATTCAGCTCAGCATTTATCGTGCGATTCAAGGAATCGGCGGCGGAGCGTTGATGCCGATCGCATTTACCATTATGTTCGATGTCGTTCCCGCAGACAAACGGGGTAAAGTGGGGGGACTATTTGGTGCAGTCTTTGGTTTATCCAGTATTTTCGGACCACTTCTCGGAGCCTATCTCACTGATTACATTCATTGGTCCTGGATTTTCTATATCAACCTGCCACTTGGTCTGATCGCCTTTGTCATGATTGCATTCTTCTATAAAGAATCCGTAGAGCATTCCAAACAGAAAATTGACTATTTTGGCGCATTCACACTGGTAGCTTCCATCGTGTGTCTCATGTTTGCACTTGAACTTGGAGGCAAGGAATATGCCTGGAATTCCAGTATGATCGTGGGTTTGTTTGCCTCGTTCGCCGTGCTGATAACTGCATTTGTGTTCATAGAGCGGCGTGTGGCAGAACCAATTATTACATTCAGCATGTTCAAAAACCGGCTGTATTCCACGAGTAATCTAATGGCTATATTTAGCGGTGCAGCCTTTATTACAGCTTCCATCTATATCCCCATTTATATTCAGGGCGTACTTGGTGGATCAGCTACCAACTCCGGTCTGGTTCTGCTGCCGATGATGCTTGGATCAGTTGTAACAGCTGCGGGTGGAGGAGCCATGCTTACCAAGCTCAGATACCGCTCCATCATGTTACCCACACTTGCGCTGCTGGTCATTGGTATCGCCTTGCTGACAACGTTAACGACGGATTCCTCCCGATTTATGGTGACCATTTTCATGATTCTGGTTGGTCTGGGCATTGGGTCTTCGTTCTCTGTATTGAGCAATGCAGCCATTCACGGTTTCTCAGCAAGACAGCGCGGTTCTGCCAGCTCAACCCTTAACTTCAATAGGGAACTCGGTATGACGTTAGGAATTACGGTATTTGGTATCGTACAGAGTCACGTATTTGCAAGTAAATTGGTTTCCTTCTTTGGAAATAGTAATGGTAGTGAGCAGGGTGGTGGCGTGAATCTGAGTGATCCTAGCTTAGTCCTAAAACCGGACACTCGTGCTGATATTCCTGCGCCAATGTTGGATAAGATTACAGAAGCATTGTCCTCATCCATCGTTCATACGTTTGCCTGGGCCATCATTCCGGCCGTTATTGCTCTATTGGCTGCTTGGTTTATGAGTAAGGAAAAATTTGACCCTGCATCCGAGTCAGATGAATATTTAGCTTCACACTAG
- a CDS encoding MarR family winged helix-turn-helix transcriptional regulator, with translation MRSLGTRTVLYQQHVAASLGLYNNDFISVDILREKGPITAGELSKLTGLATGSVTTLIDRLEKNGFVRRENDPNDRRKVIIVPLYENKEEVSSTYLTLHAAMVNLASTYTEEELELITGFLSKAGNVLDGQIEDLSSKIRGKSSS, from the coding sequence ATGCGGAGCCTGGGTACCCGAACCGTTTTATATCAGCAGCATGTGGCTGCCTCTTTGGGCTTGTACAATAACGATTTCATATCCGTGGATATCCTGCGCGAGAAGGGGCCAATCACTGCAGGTGAACTGTCAAAACTTACCGGTCTGGCCACCGGAAGTGTTACGACATTAATTGACAGGCTTGAGAAGAACGGCTTTGTCCGTCGAGAAAATGACCCCAATGACCGCCGTAAAGTCATCATTGTGCCTTTGTACGAAAACAAGGAAGAGGTCAGCAGCACCTACCTCACCCTTCATGCAGCTATGGTTAATCTGGCTTCCACATACACAGAGGAAGAGCTGGAGCTTATTACAGGGTTCCTAAGTAAAGCAGGAAATGTTCTGGATGGACAGATTGAAGATCTAAGCTCCAAAATCCGTGGCAAATCATCATCGTGA
- a CDS encoding DUF6376 family protein gives MIKRKRKHTMMMAGLIASSILMISACSVVEQANQSLNYVSGATDYIEQVSNAGADLQELASGAVSNPEITTQVQEKIDRIQAEASEFSQLTAPAIGESIHENLVSYNNQLTEVVGQFENTLAEQGFTAENWEKTGIPELITNINGLKDPLSGLGIEAN, from the coding sequence ATGATTAAACGGAAAAGAAAGCACACAATGATGATGGCAGGCCTCATTGCGTCAAGTATTCTTATGATATCGGCCTGTTCCGTTGTAGAACAAGCGAATCAAAGTTTGAATTACGTTAGTGGGGCTACTGATTATATAGAGCAAGTATCGAACGCCGGAGCCGATCTGCAGGAACTCGCATCAGGAGCGGTGAGTAACCCTGAAATAACAACTCAGGTACAGGAGAAAATAGACCGGATTCAGGCAGAAGCCAGCGAATTCTCTCAGCTGACAGCACCAGCGATAGGGGAAAGCATTCATGAAAATCTGGTCAGTTACAACAATCAATTAACCGAAGTTGTGGGTCAATTTGAGAACACGCTTGCAGAGCAGGGTTTTACGGCAGAAAACTGGGAGAAGACAGGTATTCCTGAATTGATCACCAATATTAATGGTTTAAAAGATCCGTTAAGCGGTCTTGGAATCGAGGCCAATTAA
- the uvrA gene encoding excinuclease ABC subunit UvrA, producing MRETMMIKGARENNLKNISLSIPKYKLVVLTGPSGSGKSTLAMDTLQRECQRQYMESMGLTSDSISKPKVESITGLSPSISVGQHITNRNPRSTVGTVTDIYTYVRFIFSRLGERICPSCNGTISPSWEAAGHLTEEDEYMGHQTIHCPHCNAVLEKLGMSHFSFNKPEGACDVCSGLGHVASINEAAVFNPELSVRDGGVASLNGVHRDIQIRILVAAGQHFGFGFDPDRPLKDLGEIERDLLYYGVESEAFKQHYPNIKPIQGTKFEGVIPGLWRRYKEKEGEGGGTEKDGRFFHQQQCPECQGARLKKEILLVSVAGASISDVTNWSFSKVLEWTVGLQEVISPEAHHLLDPILHDLPTKLKRIMDVGLGYLSMDRQTVTLSGGEAQRLRLASLLGSGLTGVLYILDEPTTGLHPKDTIGLIRVLQELRDLGNTILVIEHDIEMMRAADHVIDIGPGAGVNGGMVVGEGSLEDLMASELSVTGAYLRNESVASPSYNRRTGTGQHLAIRGAHLRNIDIPVVSFPLGTLISVTGVSGSGKSTLVFDILAQGMESLQKPSGCEEITGLESVGDIVIFDQTPMGRMQRSNVATYTDVFTHLRQLFAGLPDAKARKLTAKHFSFNTPGGRCETCQGLGVLSVDMNFLPDLEVTCHDCKGRRFMDEVLQVQYEGFSISDVLNMSVAESLPVLKSQTKIADLVEMLCEVGLGYLQWGQSVKTLSGGEGQRIRLAKELSKKTKKHTLYLLDEPTTGLHPSDIKQLHILLDKLVESGNTVVVVEHSLELIRESDWVIDIGPEGGAAGGELVAEGTPEQVAEVRASHTGQFLKRILAEGL from the coding sequence TTGAGAGAAACAATGATGATTAAAGGAGCACGGGAGAACAACCTAAAGAATATTTCACTTTCGATTCCGAAGTATAAGTTGGTGGTTCTAACGGGACCGTCCGGCTCCGGCAAATCCACGCTGGCAATGGATACCCTTCAGCGAGAATGCCAGAGACAATACATGGAATCGATGGGATTAACATCGGATTCGATCAGCAAACCGAAAGTGGAGTCCATCACAGGTCTTTCTCCATCCATCAGCGTAGGACAGCACATTACTAATCGGAATCCACGCTCAACAGTAGGAACAGTGACAGACATTTACACTTACGTTCGTTTCATTTTTTCCAGACTTGGGGAGCGTATATGTCCATCCTGTAATGGCACCATATCACCATCGTGGGAAGCGGCTGGTCATTTAACCGAGGAAGACGAATACATGGGTCATCAGACTATACATTGTCCACATTGCAATGCCGTGCTTGAGAAGTTGGGCATGTCACACTTTTCGTTCAACAAACCGGAGGGTGCTTGTGATGTATGTAGTGGGCTTGGTCATGTGGCATCAATCAACGAAGCGGCTGTATTCAATCCTGAGCTTAGTGTGCGGGATGGAGGTGTTGCTTCGTTAAATGGTGTGCATCGGGATATCCAGATCCGAATTCTGGTTGCAGCTGGACAGCATTTTGGATTCGGATTCGATCCGGATCGTCCATTGAAGGACCTTGGTGAAATCGAGCGCGATTTGCTGTACTACGGCGTCGAGAGCGAAGCGTTTAAGCAGCATTACCCTAATATCAAGCCCATTCAGGGAACCAAGTTCGAAGGTGTGATCCCCGGATTGTGGAGACGATATAAAGAAAAGGAAGGAGAAGGTGGCGGAACGGAAAAAGACGGACGTTTTTTTCATCAACAGCAGTGTCCTGAATGTCAGGGTGCTCGTTTGAAAAAAGAAATTCTTTTGGTAAGCGTAGCTGGCGCATCCATCTCCGACGTAACCAACTGGTCATTCAGTAAAGTGCTGGAATGGACGGTAGGCCTACAAGAAGTGATCTCACCCGAGGCACATCACCTGCTTGATCCAATCCTTCATGATCTGCCCACCAAGTTGAAACGCATTATGGATGTTGGACTTGGCTATCTCTCCATGGATCGTCAGACCGTAACTTTATCTGGTGGTGAAGCTCAGCGATTACGACTTGCATCGCTTCTAGGCTCTGGTTTAACGGGCGTATTGTATATTCTGGACGAACCGACGACAGGGCTTCATCCGAAAGATACCATTGGCCTGATTCGCGTACTTCAGGAGCTTCGTGATCTGGGCAATACGATCCTCGTCATTGAACACGATATTGAGATGATGCGTGCTGCTGATCATGTGATCGACATTGGACCTGGTGCTGGAGTCAATGGAGGGATGGTTGTTGGTGAAGGGAGCCTGGAGGATTTAATGGCAAGTGAGCTTTCGGTTACGGGAGCTTATCTGAGAAATGAATCTGTGGCTAGTCCTTCTTATAACCGAAGAACAGGTACGGGGCAGCATCTTGCCATTCGGGGAGCGCATTTGCGCAACATTGATATTCCGGTTGTATCTTTTCCATTAGGCACGCTGATCTCCGTAACGGGTGTTTCAGGGTCCGGCAAATCTACGCTTGTATTTGATATCCTCGCACAGGGAATGGAATCACTTCAGAAACCATCAGGTTGTGAAGAGATAACAGGGTTGGAGAGCGTAGGTGATATCGTTATTTTTGACCAAACGCCAATGGGCAGAATGCAACGGTCGAATGTTGCCACCTACACAGATGTATTTACGCACCTGCGCCAACTGTTCGCTGGTTTGCCAGATGCCAAGGCACGAAAGCTTACTGCGAAGCATTTCTCGTTCAATACGCCCGGAGGGCGCTGTGAAACCTGTCAAGGCCTGGGAGTGTTGTCTGTGGACATGAACTTCCTGCCTGATCTGGAGGTAACTTGTCATGACTGTAAGGGCAGACGATTCATGGATGAGGTGTTACAGGTTCAATACGAAGGATTCTCGATATCCGATGTACTGAATATGTCAGTAGCCGAAAGTCTGCCTGTCCTGAAAAGTCAGACCAAAATCGCCGATCTCGTCGAGATGTTGTGTGAAGTTGGACTTGGTTATCTCCAATGGGGGCAATCCGTCAAAACATTGTCAGGCGGTGAGGGTCAACGGATCAGGCTGGCAAAAGAGCTGAGTAAAAAGACCAAAAAACACACGCTCTATCTATTGGATGAGCCAACAACCGGCCTTCATCCGTCAGACATCAAGCAACTCCATATTTTGCTGGATAAGCTGGTTGAGTCGGGGAATACCGTTGTCGTTGTAGAGCACAGTCTGGAATTGATTCGGGAATCCGATTGGGTTATTGACATTGGCCCAGAAGGTGGCGCAGCGGGTGGTGAGCTAGTAGCCGAAGGCACGCCGGAGCAGGTGGCGGAGGTCAGAGCCTCCCATACAGGACAATTTTTGAAGCGTATATTAGCCGAGGGGCTTTAA
- a CDS encoding bile acid:sodium symporter family protein gives MLQALNVRLNRIMPLITPISIIIGVLCGSLLSSYTFLSPWLFAFMTFAGSISLGIRDFVNVLKKPFPLFVCLFILHLAMPLIALGMGHLVFPTDAYTITGLVLAAVIPTGVSSFIWVSIYRGNIALTLSIILIDTMLAPFVVPGVLSLLIGTSVSLDIAAMMSSLFWMIVVPSLIGMLLNEWTKGAIVPVWGPRLNPFSKLFMAAVVAINGSVVAPYLADFNWQLAGLAAIIIFLASFGYALSYFVARLLGWNEADQVALVFNGGMRNISAGAVLAVSYFPPPVAVPVVLGMVFQQMLASLAGYLLGRRSQTLHNADKTSAA, from the coding sequence ATGCTTCAGGCCTTAAATGTACGCTTGAACCGCATCATGCCACTGATTACTCCAATCAGCATTATTATTGGCGTTCTTTGCGGGAGTCTTCTTTCTTCTTATACCTTTTTGTCGCCATGGCTTTTTGCGTTCATGACGTTTGCGGGAAGCATCAGTCTCGGGATACGGGATTTTGTGAACGTGCTGAAGAAGCCTTTTCCACTGTTCGTTTGTCTGTTTATTCTGCATCTGGCGATGCCTCTGATTGCTCTTGGCATGGGTCACCTGGTCTTCCCAACGGATGCCTACACGATAACGGGCCTTGTTCTGGCTGCAGTTATTCCGACAGGTGTGAGCAGCTTTATCTGGGTCAGTATCTATCGGGGCAATATCGCTCTGACGCTGTCGATTATCCTGATTGACACCATGCTTGCTCCTTTCGTGGTACCCGGCGTATTATCCTTGCTGATTGGCACTAGCGTATCGTTGGATATAGCAGCCATGATGAGCAGTCTGTTCTGGATGATCGTTGTTCCCTCCTTGATCGGGATGCTTTTGAATGAATGGACCAAAGGGGCCATTGTTCCAGTCTGGGGGCCAAGACTGAATCCGTTCTCCAAATTGTTCATGGCAGCGGTTGTCGCGATTAATGGCTCTGTTGTTGCGCCCTATTTAGCTGACTTTAACTGGCAGCTCGCTGGTCTAGCAGCCATCATTATTTTTCTGGCCTCATTTGGCTATGCTCTAAGTTACTTCGTTGCCCGATTACTCGGTTGGAATGAAGCCGATCAGGTCGCACTTGTATTCAACGGAGGCATGCGCAATATTAGTGCGGGAGCGGTGCTTGCCGTATCGTATTTCCCTCCACCGGTTGCCGTCCCGGTTGTACTCGGCATGGTATTCCAGCAGATGTTGGCCTCGCTTGCAGGATACCTGCTTGGCCGCCGCTCGCAGACTCTTCACAATGCTGATAAGACGTCCGCAGCCTAG
- a CDS encoding polyprenyl synthetase family protein, producing MNNVLTDQADAGYRLAEQKAAQYFTSLHEQLLNNTYTTALTQDIHLWQKKHIQPFSWLSFLSPSQRKPDSRDAHRYIHWLNVTGKLDDYLDRSISYIYMRDLGKALDSLDTQARIQRVAQDTKAYFMRSNTTHRKGSPNYISLAALYRWAQKENVETAVIWVISKLKNVASNIPKELDSEQAQRKLLKIILGVVLHVNDDMNDETPQVERSERLDAAIRLGYSYGLTYPFIDDLLDSQALTAQEKEQYSLLIRNALLTGIVPDIGEWKGDNLKVIQYVHAELRDAFEYIKNYQRPETQRTFFEQSYVFFQSQEIDRAKKLTNANYSNEELYIPIIIKSSSSRLIVRSVLSASADEGFDLRTFYYGIYNQLADDFADMFDDMEEEAVTPYTYYLKYRDLRPDLINPYELYWAVISYLIHEVYHSDAKTREVILDRAINGLKRCRERLGQEQYNEVMNIFASGQPEFNRLIQQMVRKADDVDFLDKLLRDQVILQLQNDKQEKQDFLDTIRTVREQINIELQISKPGGLPEMKGTLIDAANYSLQGDGKRLRPILTWVMGVREYGLHESSIIPLLRSLEYMHTASLIFDDLPTQDNASTRRGRSTLHQVHNSATAELTGLFLIQKAIGEQSSLNQFDAATVLTLIQYSAEKAEDMCMGQAMDLNAKGKALTLEQLNMICFYKTGIAFEAALVMPAILAQVKEVEIASLKKFAYHAGIAFQIKDDLLDLEGDHQVLGKPAGQDVRNNSSTFVSILGEDGAKKEMWEHYCLATDALNEMPKPISFLRHLLDYIIGRER from the coding sequence ATGAATAACGTACTCACAGATCAGGCTGATGCAGGATATCGGTTGGCTGAGCAGAAGGCAGCTCAGTATTTTACTTCTCTTCATGAACAACTTCTGAATAACACGTATACCACTGCACTTACGCAAGATATTCACTTGTGGCAAAAAAAACATATTCAACCTTTTTCCTGGTTATCTTTTTTATCACCAAGTCAAAGAAAACCGGATTCCCGGGATGCTCATAGATATATCCATTGGCTTAATGTTACAGGCAAACTGGATGATTACTTGGATCGCAGTATTTCTTACATTTATATGCGAGATCTGGGCAAAGCCCTGGACTCCTTGGATACCCAAGCACGCATTCAGCGTGTCGCTCAGGATACCAAAGCGTATTTTATGCGTTCAAATACAACCCACCGCAAGGGAAGCCCGAATTATATCAGTCTGGCCGCTTTGTATCGCTGGGCCCAGAAGGAGAACGTGGAAACAGCTGTTATCTGGGTGATCAGCAAATTGAAAAATGTTGCTTCCAATATTCCCAAAGAACTGGATTCAGAACAGGCACAGCGCAAGCTGCTCAAGATCATTCTTGGTGTTGTTCTGCATGTGAACGATGATATGAATGATGAGACTCCCCAGGTAGAACGTTCCGAGAGGCTGGACGCTGCGATTAGGCTCGGTTATTCTTACGGATTGACCTATCCATTTATTGATGACCTGCTTGATTCGCAGGCGTTGACTGCGCAAGAGAAGGAACAGTATTCTCTCTTAATTCGCAATGCGCTTCTCACCGGGATTGTGCCGGATATTGGCGAATGGAAGGGAGACAATCTCAAAGTCATTCAATATGTTCATGCCGAGCTGCGTGATGCGTTCGAGTATATCAAGAACTACCAGCGCCCTGAGACGCAGCGCACATTCTTCGAGCAATCCTATGTATTCTTTCAATCTCAGGAAATAGACCGTGCCAAGAAACTAACGAACGCGAATTATTCTAATGAAGAACTTTATATTCCAATCATTATTAAATCCTCATCCTCCAGACTCATTGTTCGTTCCGTGCTCAGTGCATCTGCGGATGAAGGTTTTGATCTGCGGACATTCTACTATGGCATTTATAATCAGCTCGCGGACGATTTCGCTGATATGTTTGACGATATGGAGGAGGAGGCAGTAACTCCTTATACTTACTATCTGAAGTATCGTGACCTGCGGCCCGATCTGATCAATCCGTATGAACTATACTGGGCGGTTATCTCTTATCTGATTCATGAGGTGTACCATTCAGATGCGAAGACCCGGGAGGTCATACTGGATCGGGCTATTAATGGTCTTAAGCGTTGTAGAGAGCGTTTGGGTCAAGAACAATACAACGAAGTGATGAACATCTTTGCCTCCGGACAACCTGAATTCAATCGCCTCATTCAGCAAATGGTGCGAAAAGCCGATGATGTGGATTTCCTGGATAAATTGCTGCGGGATCAGGTCATCCTTCAATTGCAGAATGACAAGCAGGAAAAACAGGATTTTCTGGATACGATTCGCACGGTTCGTGAACAGATCAATATTGAATTGCAGATATCCAAGCCGGGTGGACTTCCGGAGATGAAAGGCACACTTATTGATGCAGCGAATTACAGTTTACAAGGAGATGGAAAACGGCTAAGGCCCATCCTGACCTGGGTGATGGGTGTGCGCGAATATGGTCTGCATGAATCATCTATCATTCCTCTTCTAAGATCACTGGAATACATGCATACGGCTTCACTGATCTTTGATGATCTGCCGACCCAGGATAATGCTTCGACCAGGCGGGGGCGCTCTACCTTACATCAGGTGCATAACAGCGCAACAGCAGAATTGACAGGTTTATTTCTCATTCAAAAAGCCATTGGCGAGCAATCTTCCCTCAATCAGTTTGATGCCGCAACCGTGCTTACCCTGATTCAATATTCCGCTGAAAAAGCAGAAGATATGTGTATGGGACAGGCGATGGATCTGAATGCCAAAGGCAAAGCATTGACCCTGGAACAATTGAACATGATCTGTTTCTACAAAACAGGTATTGCTTTCGAGGCTGCACTTGTGATGCCAGCCATTCTGGCTCAGGTGAAGGAAGTGGAGATTGCCTCCTTAAAGAAGTTTGCGTATCATGCAGGTATCGCCTTTCAAATTAAGGATGACCTGCTGGATCTGGAAGGAGATCATCAGGTACTCGGTAAACCGGCAGGTCAGGATGTACGGAACAACAGCTCAACCTTTGTATCCATTCTGGGTGAAGATGGCGCGAAGAAAGAGATGTGGGAGCACTATTGTCTCGCAACCGATGCGCTGAACGAAATGCCAAAGCCGATTTCTTTTCTAAGACATCTGTTGGATTACATCATTGGACGGGAGCGGTAA